The DNA region CAGCGTGCTCAGCAGCCACTTTTCTCCTCCTGGAGTCGAACAGCTTTATCTTGTATTCctgaaagtttattttaaaagccaCCCTCTTGGCGCCCTCTGTCCTCGTGGGGGAAGGACATTCCCGCAGAGGATCGGATGAGCCGAGCGTTCGTGTCCTAAGCAGAGAACAGGCGTGCTGGGTACAGCAGAGGAGCCCAGACAGCGGGCTGTAGCCCCAGGGTCACAGGGTCATGGGCTTATGGGAGGACAGAAGTGCACAGAACAGAGTTCAGGGGAGGGAATGGTGGGGAGAGTGCCTGTCCATCTTGCGCTGAGCGGTGCTGTGTGCGGAGTTGTGTCTTATCCAGGGCTTGGGTTCTGAAGTTCGCACACAAGTGTCATctatagtcaaaaatttcccttGAAAGTCTCTGACATTGCTCTTGAGTGCACATGATTGTGTGCATATAACCCATACAGTCAATCATATGTTTAAATGCTCAATATAGAGAGTAACGTATATTTTAGAAAAGATGACAACATGGTAGGAAATATACATACGTGTTTacgcaaaataaaattttatagcaCATTGTGAATTACACAAGCAAAAGATGGGTGCATATAGGAAGACATATTCATGTTCCATGTGGGTGTGATGCCACACCAGTGCACTCGGAGCCGGCCTTCCTCCACTGGAAGGGGTGGGAATAACTGGGGGGGGGGGCCTGTTCAGGAGGGGAAGGCCAGTGGCAGAGTCCTGGACTGGAAGGAAAACATGGAGCGGTCCTCAGTGGCAAGTCCAGTCCAGCATTTCCATCAAACGGACTGCCATCTGGTTCTGAGTAAGGATTTGTCTGTCAGCTGCCTTTGCTTGTGCTTGGTATTATATTTGGGGTGGTTTGGAGGAGTGATGGAGACCACTGTGGAGTCAGGGAGGTAAATCCCGTCTCTGGTTCCTCTGGCACCAACCCCAGGCATCCTCTGTACGTGTGCACGTCAGGCGCTGCCTTCGCCTTTTTGCACGTGCATTGTTTTTCTaagagagaagggagagctgCTGTTTGCCGGCCTCTGTCCTGAGTTGCAAGATGCCTGGAAACTGTCTCACTCCACATGCTAagctgctttcttttcatttccgcTAGGCCATTAAAGACACAGCAACATCCAGAGTTGTGCTGTTTGGGACCTCAGCTTTTATCCCTGAAGTCTTCtcatacttttttaaaaggtaagagGTACGCGCATCTCCCTGGGTAGGAATAAACATTTTAACAATCAAAATTGTATAAAACTTGTCAAGTACTGAACCTGGTTGGAGAGGTGGGAATCAGTTGCTTCAGGAATCTTCCTTCTAAACACGCTTCATCACAGTTAAGACAGTAGGATTGATTTAGGGCAGATGTGCAAATCCCGATGTGCACATTCCAGCAAACCTGGAATCTCGCCCAGGCCCTGTCCTCAGTTACATCTGCTCCTTGGGCATGTCCCGGCATCTGCTGAGGCTCGATTCCTCGCTTCTAGAATGATGAGTGTGGAGGGTTTGCGGGTTCTCCCAGCTCTGATATGCTATGAATATTGCTCAAGCCTCTTTTTCCCCCTTCATTCCAAGCATGCGTTAAATTAGCTTCAGTGGCCCAGAATCAGTAGACTGCCATCCCTTTTGAGAAGCGAGACATGGCCTGTTAGGAGGAGAGCCTGGGATCAGCCAGTATGAGAGGCCCCACTTGCAGTGAGTAGCTTAGGGCGGAAGGGAGATGCGTTGGTTTAGATACTGGGTACAGTCAGGGTTCGTTGCCTGTGGCAGCTGATCAGAAGCTCTGGTGCAGGACGGTCCTCTCTTCTCCTTCGTGGGtgttgtcttccttctctcccaccacACACTGGCTTCTTCATGTTGAGGGACGTGACCGCAGCCACCTCCCAGCTCATATCCTCGCAGTGTCctgatgagagagaaaaacacagcaagCCCTGGGGGTTTGGGGGCAGGGAATGTCTTCCACTCAGTACACAAACTCCCAAGGAAGGATTCTATTGGCCCAAGAGGGGTCACCTGCCTGGTGCTGAACCAGAACCAGTCTGCTCTGTCCAGGTAGTGAGCTCGGAAGTCACCGCTAGGACCACACAAGGAGCACATTTCAGGAAGTAGCAGTGTCCTGGGCAGAGCCAACTGTTACTTCCCGTGGTCGATCCAGCTACCTGGGTGTGGGGACTTCTGTTGGGTCGGGGTCTTCCTGAACCTCTCTGGCTGGCCTCAGAGTGGGGGCTTCTGGAAAAGCTGGGGTCCTGCGGTTCGTCCCGAGGCCTGCACAGTGGCACCCGCTGTCTGGTGAGGAGAGATGGTCCTCATTTCCCAGTGGGCCTTGGGTGCCTGGAAGGACCTCATGTCATCCCACAGCCATGATGGTGTCCAAGCTGGAGTGACCACCATGGCTCTTCTGACTCAACCTTTTCATTTTGCATCTGAAAAAACTCAAGGCTCAGAAGgggaaagtgacttgcccaagagcaCACAGTCTGTCAGTGGCCAAGCCCCAGCCGGACCCCAGGTCTCTGACTCCCAGGCTGAGCTTCTTACTCCTTCTTCCCACACTCTCAAAGGTCATGGTCAGAGTGTCACATCCGTGTCAGTGTAGCCCAggggagagcacaggctctagaatcTGACCTCTCACTTTTAAGAATTTGGAGATTTTTGACAAGGGACTTACACAGCTGCAGCCTCGTGTTCGTGTGAAGGGTATGATGATAACACAAACCTCACAGGGTCATGGGAGGATCTCATGAGCAAATGCGTGTGAAGTGCTTGACCCGGGCCTGACGTGTAGTGAGCGCTCTGTGGGTGCAGCTGCTAGTATCGCCTGTTTGTGGGGCAAGTGGGAACCAAGTCCGGGCCTGCAGCTGCTGGCAAGACAATTGGACACCATTCGAGCAGAGGGCCGGCCTCTAAAAAAAGCCCTGGTGCCTTGTCTCTTACAGGACCCAGTTTTTCCTGCAGTGCCCGTGGTCACTGTGGACCCTAAAGCTTTCTTGTACTATCCTTGTCATGGGACTGATGGTGCCAGTTTCTTTTAGTATATTCCCACAGATTGGACGGGTAAGTGTCCCCCTTCGACTTCCTCtaagaatatatatttctttcttctcgTTATCAGAGTGAAATAAATTATTCTCCAAAAAAATCTGCGAAATTtacaaaagtataaaacaaaGTAACATTATTTATGCATAATCCCATTTCCGAGGTCACTTGTACAGTTTTGGATTCTGTTTTTCTTAACTGTATATCTGAAGCATTTTTCTGGGACGTTAAAAGAAAAGCCTTTGAgatattttaaatacttcataATATACCATTATGAAGCGACACCCCACCCAATGGAACTTTccgcagtgatggaaatgttttatatctgtgTTGTCCAATGTGTGTAGCCGCTCATCACATgcggctgttgagcacttgaaacgtggctagtgtgactgaagaACTGAATCTTTAATCTAGTTTAATTTAATCTTACGTGCTCACATGCAGCTAGTGGCTGCTGTTCTGTAGACCAGGGTGTATTATGATCTATGGTGCGTAGGACTGCCTGGACTCAGATTCCCAGCTCTTCCATGACCCTGGTCAATCTGCTTAAACTCTCTGAGGCTTAGTTTCTATTAAAGACAGATGATGATCATAGTACCTCTGCAAAGCCTTGTTGCTGGTATCAAGGACATTATTGATGTAGTAGGTATCAATTTCTAGCATTTCTTGGCTGAACATTTCAAATGCTTGTTGCTGTCACGCCCCTGTCCCCAAACCCCACCAAGCAAGTCTTGGCATTTGCTGGACTTTTAAAATACCTTGTTGGTCCAAGGTGGGCATGACGTAGCTGAATGGTGGTCCTGTCCTGCCTAGGGTGGTTTGCAGAGAGAGCCCAAGGCTAAGAGGGATTCTGCCAGGCCCCTGCCCAGGGCACCTCCTTGGACATTACATGGGCCAcagcatttgtttatatttgaaattttccataagaaAGTTTTTAAGAAGTTAGGTTAACGTTTTTTTGTTATAGATTACACATCACTGAAAAGGTTATGTGACATAGATGCTTTCTGaaattgtgttgttttttaaacttgGCTTCTAAGGCAAGAAAACGTCTTAATGTGAGTATTAAGAATTTAACTTTGTGTTTTAGATACAGTGCAGTGAGCTTGAAAAGGAAATTCAGTCTGCAACAGAAGAAACAGAACTCTTCTATAACAGAGGGGTGTAGGGGTGAGTCTTAGGTGAATTTGTTTGGTACCCGTGTGAAAACCTTCCTCCGAGGTTTCAGTCTGGACAGCCCTGCCAGAAGTGTCCTGGTACCCCCCGAGGTGTCCGCGCCAACAGGACGGCTTCCGATTACACGTGCCAAGACTGTTTTGAGGCTGATCGTGCCTAGGGTTAAACAAGCTTGGGTGGAAGGAGAGAAACGGGGGCTGTCCTGTCTAACCCACCACAGGGGGTTGCTGAGGGGACGCATGTGTGATACAAGATTCAGTTTTCTATTCGTCAGCCTGTGAAAGGATACTGTGAACTTCCTAATCAACTTTTCTAAAGTTGAGTATTGGAAAACAACGGAGAAAGGTCCACCCGTGTGCCCAAGGCACAGGCATCAAACTGATGGCCCATCGCGAGGTGTATATGTGGGGAGCCAATGAAGGCCTCCAACCCCCAAAGCAATCCTGTCTCCCTTCTCAGCTTACTCCTGTTGGACAGCTGCTTGAAATCTTTGCCAGCTGCTGCCCAGCTCCTCCTTTCTCCTCACTGGCAGGTGACCCTGTGTCCTCCCCCACTGTGAAAGCCAAGGCTATTGGCCTCCTGGCACCAGACCTGCTGACCGCCCTCCACACACGCCCGGCCTCCCCTCCTGCGTGCAGAGTCAGCTGTGCTCTGGGCTCGAGCCCGACCCTTCCTGTTTCCTCAGGGCCTCTGCTCTGCGGCCTCCACTGCGCCTCTGGCTCCAGCCTCCCCGCTCTGCTGCTTCTCAGTAGCAGTTCAACTGCTTGAGTCACCTGCCTCATGAAAAAAGCAAACCCCCCCTTTGTAGCCAGACTTTTTCAAAGAGTTTTCTACCCTCACTGTTTCCACCCCGCCCTCCACTGCTCAGACTGCTGCCATCCGTGCCCCCCAGATGCTGGTCATACTGCCACTGCCCCCTGTGCAGGCCTGTCGTGGGGCTCGCTCTCCCCTGCCCAACAGGCCCACGTCCAGCGGCCCCCTGCACTTTGCCATCTGGATGTCCACTTGAGACCATCTTTCCCTCCCAGCCTCAGGGAATGGCACCACCGCGTACCAGTTTCGTCAGACAGGATCACTGGCCTCGGCCTTACTCCCCCATCGCCCCACCCCATTCAACACTATTGGGCTGAGTCTGTTAAGTCTCTAGAACTCACCCCTCTGCGTCCACCGCCCAGCCCAACAGCATATCCCCTGCTGGTGTCGCTCATCAGTCCATCTCCAGCCCGCTCTTCGAAACCACACCTGCTTTAAAAGCCTTAAATGGCTTCCCAGTACATCAGGATCCAGTCCAGATTCCTCGCCATGGCAGGCGGGAGCCTTTACCTTATTCATCTCTTGCCACTCCCTCTCCTCACTCTGGACCGACATCCAGTTCCTCGGATGTGCTGCGGTCTCTCTTCTCTGGCCTTCCCACCAGCTGTTCCCTCTGTTCTGGGCTGACTCCTTCCTGTGTTTCATTCAGGTCTGACTTGGACGTCAATCactcttctccaggaagccttccaggaTTCACAGTACTGAACTAGGTGCCCTTCCAATGTGCTCCTGTAGTGCTCGTATCATGCCTAGCACTCGCCACACCGCGTGCAATCCCGTTTGCTGACTGTGCACCTTGACAGCAGGAACTGTTGTCTTGGGCATCAAGGAAGCCCCAGGATACGTAGTCCACGGTGTAGAGTAGGTACCCAAACGTATGCGTACTGGATGGAGGGCTGTTTCCAACACACCCTGCCCCAAGTCATCTAAGAATGCACCTGTggctttcagttttccctaggccACAATGACGGTTATCTCCAAATTGGGTAAAAGATGTTTCACAACAGCCTAAAAGGACAAAATCAGTAAAAGGGATGTATCAGTCAGCTCCATGTAGCCACAGGCTTATACTAAACAAACTTAACAAAATGTGCAATGGCTCCAAGTGGAGGTTCAGCCACTGACAGATAACTGAGTAGTAATGTGAGAGCATCTTTTCAGAGAAGGCACTCGGACCTTACAGTCAGCTCCAGGAAGTGCGGGGTGGAGGAGGGCCGGGCAGAGAGAGAAGGGCTGAGCCAGTGGTGGAAGGAGCCAGACTGCCTAACTTTCAAATCGGTCTTTGGATAATTTCCCGGTGGGCTTGCAGTTGACAAAAaagggttttttcttttgtttgcggTGGGGAGAATTAGAGAAAGAGGGCACAACTTTTCATATGCCTAAAACTGTTGAgtatcaaaatatttcattttatttctgtatcataaatttgtcattttaacaaCTTTGATCATTAGCTAATAGAGTAATACCAAAAAAACGCGGGCAAAAAAGATGTTAGTATTCATTCCCATAAAGTGCAGATTTAATTTTCAACTGTTTGCCTCAGTAAAACATCATCTCATTTCAAATCCTCCCCTGCCCCGACCCAAGGAGGggctattttaaaacttttttccctAACAAATGTCTAACACCAGGAATAAATGAAAGATCCAATAAAGACAAGcttttttgcaaacatttttctgCGTAGGATTTCTAAGGACAACAGTACTGAGTGAAAAATAACCTTTCATAATGAATATGAATACATATAATAAGCAGAACATAATTTAGACCTCCATGCTTATTTTGCAATTTCTAGGTCTCCAATTATGAAAAAGTTACCTAACTAAACAAAGAACGGTTACCTTCATACGTGGCCAAATTATTTTTACTGACGTTGTTTGAAGACATTCTCTGGTTTTGGCCTTTACAAGAAGTTAATTCTCACAGTCTCTCACCAATTACATAAGGCTGCTGTCTCAGCCATAGAGACATTTATATTCCAAATGGGCTTTCTTCTTTTACTCTACTACATAAGGACTGGCATCTTTTTCAAAAGAACATTGCTAGCAACTGGGTTAATTAAAGAGTACTAATGGCTTAAGTTTGCCAAATGCTTACCTCTGCAACAGTATAAATATGGATTATTAAGTTGTCTACTCAAGTATAAAATCTATGCAGAACCCTCATACTATAGGCAAAATGTTCAAaggctaagggaaaaaaaattcttttacaaGAAAGTGCAACTGCGGGTCTTTTGAATGATCTTCTAGACGGTTCTGCAGAAAACTTAGTAGTTTGGCTCAGAAAGTAGAGTTCCTCATGAGGAATTAAAGTTCTTCCTAGAAGAATACAAAGCAAAATTTCAGGCAGCTTTCTGAAAATAAACCATTAGTTTGTGGTTACACACTGAGACAAACTGGAACTTATAATAATGAAGGCTTTTGGATTTGCTGTGATTTGCAGGAGAACTTGAGTTGTTCTGCTCTTACTCCGGGACATCAGGCTgttttataatgttatatatataggTGGTTACAGCACTTTGTAAACATTGAGAGTAGGCATGAAATTAATCAGATAGGAGGAAATCGGAAGTGTTTTCATATGTGTTTCAGTGCTTTTTCAGGTCAAATTGCAATGCTTtcaaataaatcattaaaaatataacattttctttgttatttccaGTACTTTACACAGTTAACGGATAATCATGGTGCTAGGGCTTTAGATCAGTTATCAGTGATACATTCTATCCCACCATCAGATTTTCAGCATTTGTTCCGCAGCTGCTAGATGGTAGAGGAAGTTTTCTGTTGCTGGTGGAAATCGTCTTTGCTTTAGTGCCTCATAATTGAGCACTCGCTTTCCTCCATCATCCGAAACTTCTGAAAATGGAGCCAGGTTGGTgaagatttcttttgtttttagggATATATCCTTTAATAGAACACGAAAATACACAATACGTTAGTATCAAGAAATCTGAGTTCTTCAGAATTCTTCCTGCTATTCTTTAAGTTTATCGGACtaactttataaattataaaaaatgaaacatttaaaacaacaaaaaatacatgtcatggttaattttgagcagtggtgatggtgggatcggtgtgggggggtgggggtttaaccatttttaaagtgtgcAACTCAGTGGCGTTTTAAGTGCGTtcacagttgtgcaaccatcaccactatccattccCAGAACTTCATCATCCCAAACCAAAACTccgtacccattaaacagtaactccccaccggcctctccccagcccctggcaatcaccattgtGCTTTCTGactatgaatttgtctattctaggtacttcatatgaatggaatcacgatatttgtccttttgtgactggcttatttcacttaacatgttttcaaggttcatacaCGTGGTAGCACATGTCAGAACTTCAttctaaggctgagtaatattccaccacatgtatatactacattttgctcatccattcatccgctgatggacatctgggttgtctTCACCTTTTGGCCACTGTGAATGATCCTGCTGTGGGACGTGGGTGCACAAATATCTATTTTAGTTCCTGCTTGCAGTTTTTGATATATACCCAGACGTAGAATTACGAAATCTATGTTAATGCTACgtgtaactttttgaggaactgctattGCTTTTAGAACAGATCTCTCCCCAAAGTCCCCTCCTGCCTGGGATGAGTGACCCCAGCACCTGTCGCACGGGCTTTATTCCCCTTCACTGATTGACATTCCCCTCGGGTGGCTGAGGACTCAGCAGAGCTCGCATTAAAGTCACGTCTTTCTCCTGGTTTGCTGACATCATTAACTTATTCAAGTACTGTGAACCCGTACAACATGGTAGGCACTCTCATCATACATTATACTGAGTCATCTGTGTATCACTTTTAGTCCATGAAAAACACAGTAATACAAACTCAAATTTATACATTTCACCAACATTGTTTTCCCTCTAATGTTGACAGGGCAATGGATGGGCAATGACCATCTGTCCAGTAAGACAGTCTCAGTGTTTGGGTTCTCGGGACAAAACCTGCCCACTCCTCCCAGCCACAGCACCGAAGAGAAAGGACAGTGCTGCTGGCGGGTCCCCACCAAACCCTATGGCCCCTCTCACCACTTGGCAATCACATCTTTCACTATAAACGCTTGGCTTTGGCACCAACGcgctctgtctgtctctccctggaGCCTGGTAACTGATTGGCTCATCTTCGCCAGGGCCATCCTGCAGACCTCATCTCAGCAGCTGCCCACCGGCCTCTCCAGTCACTTCACTCTGTGCCCGTGAAAGCAGATAACCAGCTGCTGCCCAGCGACGCCGTTTCGAGACTCAGTCAGTGGGAAGATTAAGGCATTACCTGTATAACTTGACTGTCTGATTTCTCTGGATCTTCCGCCGACTGGACAATTAACTGACCGATTTCTTTATGTAGTTTGCCCATTGTCATGGCCTCTGGTGAGATCAAGAAGAATATGTTTTGTGAATATTTAGGTGTTTACATAATGAAAATTAATCATCTATCTGAAAACTTGAACAATCACACAGAGGGAATTTTCAAAAAGCAACTGACAACCCTCCATTTCCATCTTATTACTACACATTACTACACATATTACTATTACTACACATAAATATGGTGTCACAATAGATCATGATTTATATACTTCAcgtccaaaataaaaatacaccaccaccaaaccaaaaTTCTGATaagaattcttatttttctttctagacaAAACCTAATGAAATCTGACTGCCTGTGGGTTGTGACTGTAAGCCAACAGCCTGACTTTCCTCTCCAGGTCTTCACAGTTGAGAATTCACGTTTATCTTTCTGGCAGGGATATTGTGAAGGCAGCACTTCCTGTCAGTTCTGCAGAAGCAGCTCAACATTCACTGTGTAAAGGCCCTTAGAAACGAGCTAAGGCAACAGCCCAAGTTACACTAATTATATACACTGCTATTTTCTGCGGCCAGAAGGTTAACAGAAATTTCTGTTTGATTCTCTTGAGGGACAAACTCCACCGGGAGGAGCCCGTTTTATAGACTCAGAGCAGCAGAGGGCAGCAGGGAGCTGCCACGCTTTCCAGTGCTAACGCTTCAGCAGTTTCAGTGGCCCTAGCCACAGCTAGTTTTCTATCACTCGGGCTTTACAAAACGCAATATCCCCTAAAGACCTGATActatattttgaattttccacCATGAATATTATATGTGTAATTTCAAAGCGAAAATAAGTTCTGGTTCTATGAATTTGAGGTTGCTAGATAAAACCTCACATTATCAGAACCTAGCTAACAAAAATCCCTCATTGGCTGGCCTTCAGCTGCTCCCACCTTTAGGAGAAAGATAAATGACACCACAAAAGCTGTTATCTGTAATTCCTGTCTAAAACCAGTACCTCATAGTGTCCTAGGCTCAAAACGTATTTAACCCAATCTTTTCTACGCTATGCAGCTGTAATTTAGGATAATTTACAGTTGCCAGAGATGACCCTATGACACTAGAACACCCTTTCTTGGTCATTAGCCCCAAGAATACTCTCATTCCCTGGTGCTTACTAAGACATCCTTCAAAAAGATTTTCCACACGGGAGTCATATTCAACCCTCGTGTAGTGACAGATGTCTGCACACTCTTTGATACTCCTTCCTTTATAAGGTGGAGTCTAATTCTTCTCCCTTAATGACCTGCTTTAACAAATAGAATATGGAGGAAGTGATCATGTATGACTTCCCAGACTAGGTCACAGAAGGCACTGTGGTCCCCCCCTCTCTTGAACTACTCACTGTTGGGGAGACCAGCAGACGCGTGGTGAGAACACTCAAGCTGCTCTATGGAAAGGCCCATGTGGTGAGGCCTCCTGTCAACAGCCACGTGAGTTAGCTTGGAAATGGATTCTCTAGCCCCAGTTAAGCCTTCATTTGACTGCAGCCCTGGCAATATCTTGATTAAAatctcatgagagaccctgaatcAGAACCTCCTAGCTAAGTCACTCATAAATTCCTGCCCACCAAAACTGTGAGATAAGTATTTGCTATTTTAAATCACTAAGTTTAGAAGTAATCTCTTATGCAACAATAGATAACAAATACACCTTGTTTGAATATGAAACTGAAGAAACAAGGCAAACAGACCATTTATCTTATTAACGTATAACCGTACAGCGTAAGCACTCAGATGTATCCCTAAAAGGGTTAGGTCTATTAAAATGAATGCTGCGttctagaaacagaaaaatccctCCAGCACAACAGGTGAAGCAGGCCTTGAAAAGTAAGAATCAGCCTAAAAAATACAACTGCTTGGCTTACATCTTGTGTCAAcaacagaacagaacagagaactaACCTTTTGCAAGCGGGGCAACGGTAATCTCACTATCTGCCAGATTCACAAACACATCATACAGGTCTGATCTATTGCTCACCTCCAAGTCTACAAATCCAGCGACGTAACCTGCATTACAGAGAGGAACAATGTTACTAGAGTAGGAAGAAATCACATTGTGAACATACCAAAAAAGGAGTGAGTCTAAAAGCTCATCAGctgcttttcttctctgctttatATATCCAGGGCATTTTAGCTATATCCCGTGGCATTTATTAAGCTGACATTTTTGCCAATTGCCTGAAGAAACTCAAGCAACTCAAAATGTTCCAAAACTAGGTTTCAGTGTCAAGGAGGAAGGCTGAAGCAAAGCATCTGCTTTTCAGTCATCGCTATTTGGGTCAAGAATGACAGAGTAGGCAGCAGGCAGCAAGGATTCTCCTGGCCACTGTCCCCCCTAGGTCTCTGTCAACAGGAAAGTCATAGCCAAACACTCGGGTTCCTCGGGGATAGCATGGTGGAAACAGCATCCTCTTCACCAATTTCAGATCtgttacaacaaatgctaaaggaatcaGGGCAACTCAAGAATTAGCAGACTTCTGGAATTGGTGTTAAGACAATGGTTCCCAGACTTTGGATTTCACAGAGCagtatgattaaaaaaataaataaataaataaataatttttttttgaggacCAATTTTACTTCACCAAGGGACAACATTTAAGAAACAACAGCAgcggactttcctggtggcgcagtggttaagaatctacctgccgggcttccctggtggcgcagtggttgagagtccgcctgccgatgcaggggacacgggttcgtgcccaggtctgggaagatcccacatgccgcggagcggctgggcccgtgagccatggccgctgggcctgcgcgtccggagcctgtgctccgcaacgggagaggccacaacagtgagaggcccgcgtaccgcaaaaaaaaaaaaaaaaaaaaaagaatctagctgccaatgcagggaacacgggttcaagcgctAGTCCAgcaaaatcccacatgccgcggagcaactaagcccacatgccacaactactgagcccacatgccacaactactgaagccagcgtgcctagagcccgtgctctgcaacaagagaagccaccgcaatgagaagcccgcacactgcaacgaagagtagcccctgctcaccgcaactagagaaatcccaggtgcagcaacaaagacccaacagagccaaaaataataaacaaataaatttatatatttaaaaaaaaaacagcagcagcaacaaaatcaaaaacctGGAGCTCAAGATGGCGGCGGTGGGCCATGTGCTCTCAGAGAGCCTGCGCCCGGCACTGCCACCTGGAGCGTGAGCCCCGCAGGCAACTCGCGAGAGCTCTGCTGTCCCACCCACAAAACGAGATCCCTGTAAAACAGCCCCGACCCCGGTTTGCGGGGGAGAGCGTGGATGCACCAGCTGCGACCTCTCCGTTCTTTGATCAAAGGAtgaagctttcctttgcttccgAAACGAAAACTCATTCTATTGGCTTGAATGACACTGGGCAGAAGGACCCTTGCCAGGGACGGACTCCAGAGGCGGGGAGGAAGCTGAAAATGGCCGAAGCCAATTTGGATCTTCACAGAAGATATCGGTAGTCTCCTGCAGTTAGAGGTGGTGacctggctgctcctcccttgatttgcaactgttcgaatctgccctttggaactcagggaacgtcatggaggctggagtcttgtcTACAAAAAATGGGGGACAAAAAGGCTTCCG from Mesoplodon densirostris isolate mMesDen1 chromosome 1, mMesDen1 primary haplotype, whole genome shotgun sequence includes:
- the DENND10 gene encoding DENN domain-containing protein 10 isoform X2; this encodes MYLKHGSPVKMMESYIAVLTKGICQSEENGSFLSKDFDARKAYLAGSIKDIVSQFGMETVILHTALMLKKRIVVYHPKIEAVQEFTRTLPALVWHRQDWTILHSYVHLDADELEALQMCPGYVAGFVDLEVSNRSDLYDVFVNLADSEITVAPLAKEAMTMGKLHKEIGQLIVQSAEDPEKSDSQVIQDISLKTKEIFTNLAPFSEVSDDGGKRVLNYEALKQRRFPPATENFLYHLAAAEQMLKI